Below is a genomic region from Panthera tigris isolate Pti1 chromosome E1, P.tigris_Pti1_mat1.1, whole genome shotgun sequence.
GGCTGCTTCCTGGGTGTCACTGGCAGTCCCGTCCTTCCTAGACAGATTGTCACCAAATTCTCCTGAGGCTGGAGaagggtgtgggggggaggggggcgggggagcgtGTCTCAAGACGCCACCGGCCCCGCAGTGGGGTGCCAGGAGCTCCAGCAGTGCCCCTAGCCggttttcctcctccttcctttttattctcaagttcctttttatttctcccttgcGTAAcactcttcttcttcccttctgcacccccaccctccccaccacctcctcgcCACCCCACTCCTGAGGCCACTGCTCTCTGCAGGGTCCCCAGCTCATGCCAGCCTCGTCTCCTTCCTTGCCAGCCCCCAGAGGGCCGCCGGGAGACATGGGGGGCCCGGCCCGAGAGCCGGCGCTCTCAGTCGCCCTCTGGTTGAGTTGGGGGGCGGCTCTAGGGGCTGTGGCGTGTGCCATGGCCCTGCTGACCCAGCAAACAGAGCTGCAAAATCTAAGGAGAGAGGTGACTCGGCTGCAGAGGACTGGAGGGCCCTGcaaggaggaagaagggcatCCGTGGCCGAGCCTCCGGGAGCAGGTGAGTGAGGGGAGAAGGGCGTGGGGGAGTAAGGGATGGATGGCGGGGCCATCTCTGGACCTCTTGGTTCTAGCCTCTCGGTCTGTAAAGTTTTGAGTAGGTGCAAGAGAGGGTCCCAGGTTTGGAGGTCAAGGGAGCAGCCATTCCAGGAAAGGAAATTGTTAAAGATTAATGCTTCTCGTACCTAACAGATCCTGGAGGAGAGCCAGCACCGAGACTCAGGTTGCTGGGGAAAAGTGCATGAGAGATGTGAGGCACTCctggggcggagggagggggcgggctgGGAAGAGAGGCTGCCTGGGACCCTTGCATCTCAGCCTAACCCCGACCCTCTTTCCGTGAGCAGAGCCCTGACGCCCTGGAAGCCTGGGAGAATGGGGAGAGGTCCCGGAGAAAGAGAGCAGTGCTCACCCATAAACAGAAGAGTGAGGCCTCGGGGGTGCAGCCGGGGAGGGAGGTGATCCAGCCGCATGGGGATCTGGGGACAGTTATCCGCAGCcagggtgagggtggaggggctGAGCACAGGGCGGCCGGGGCAGGTGGGCACTGCTCAgattcccttctctcctcagaGAAGCACTCCGTTCTGCACCTTGTCCCCATCAACATCACCTCCAAGGGTGAGCAGTTTTCTTCGATAACGG
It encodes:
- the TNFSF13 gene encoding LOW QUALITY PROTEIN: tumor necrosis factor ligand superfamily member 13 (The sequence of the model RefSeq protein was modified relative to this genomic sequence to represent the inferred CDS: inserted 1 base in 1 codon), whose product is MPASSPSLPAPRGPPGDMGGPAREPALSVALWLSWGAALGAVACAMALLTQQTELQNLRREVTRLQRTGGPCKEEEGHPWPSLREQSPDALEAWENGERSRRKRAVLTHKQKKKHSVLHLVPINITSKEDSDVTEVIWQPALKRGRSLEAQGYVVRVWDTGVYLLYSQVLFHDVTFTMGQVVSREGRGRQETLFRCIRSMPSNPDWAYNSCYSAGVFHLHQGDILSVTXPRGRAKLSLSPSGTFLGFVKL